In Candidatus Poribacteria bacterium, the DNA window TAGAGGGTTTCATCGTCGTAGAGTGCACCGTTGAGCTGCACGTGGTTTCTCAAACCGCTCAGGAGACGTTCAAGCGGGATTTCTCCGTCAGCTGCGGTATCTCGATGCCATCTGATGTGGTAGGGTTTCCGCTCGGAGTTGACAAGCAGGGTACAGAGATGATACCTTAACCGTTTCCCAATAAGTGCTTCGATAACGTCGAGTATCTGTGGATGCGCAAGTGCGTCCACAAGTGCGCGTTCACGAATGCTGGGATGAAAAATATTATTGACACCCCAAATGTCATCGCGTTCACCATCTATGTAGCGTAGGTGATCCGCGTGTAACCCTTCAGCACGACACTTGTGGAGTACACGATCAATAGCACTTCGGTAGGATTCGATGTCTGTTGTGGATAGAGCGTTTTTACGGATGATATAACCATCTTCAACGAAGGCGTTGATTTCTGCAGGCGTTAGCATTTCGGTTCCTCGCAAAATAATGGCGGTTTTTTAAACGGAGTTGTCGGGATAGTAGAGGTCATTAAACTCGATTTCGTTTCCGTCTGGATCGAAGATAAAGAAAGCCCGACATTTGCCGCGCGGGTCGTCAAAATCAAAGGGGCCGCGAGTCCGATAAGGCAAGGAAGCGAATTGCGTAACAAGTTGTTCAATTCGTTCGGTGCTTGTCACAAAGGCGAAGTGCATGGGACCCCCTGCATCATGTCCAGGGCTTCCGGCTTCCTTGAGGACAAGATGTCCGTTTTCTAAGTAGATATAAAGTTGCCGATTGTTCCGTTCTACCACTTCAAAACTGAGTATATCTCGATAAAATTCCGCTGCACGCTCAAGGTTTGCAACTTTAACGAATACTTCTCCAATGCCGTAATAACCGTCCATTGTGTATTCCCTCCGATATTATATTATTGTGATGCCTCTGTGTGATAGACTAACTCGCCGCCGACAATTGTTGCTATCAGATTGATTTCATATTGTGCTGCGTCCCACTCAAAGAGGATTAGGTTTGTTTCTGATTCTACTTGTGCTTTTGCGTTGAGCAGATGCATCGGTTGTAACGTGGCGAGTGATACGGCTTCTTTAAGCGAAATGCCAGCAAATCGGACACTATTTTCAACACCGCGTGCCAATTCGATAGCGGAGCCAGCGAGGTATTCCGTGCCGACCAAGCGGACACACCGATCTGTTGTTAATTCTACAGATCTTTCAGCAAACTGATATGTACCCGGTTCCATGCCAGCCAAGGCCACTGCGTCGCTGACGAGGACGCATCGATCAAGCGTCTTCGCGCGTATCATTGACTTGGCGACAGAAGGTGGTAGATGATGTCCGTCAACGATGAGACTTGCCCAGAGTTCATCGGCACCGAGTTGCTCCCAGATATAGTTGGGGTGCCGTCGGATGAGAGCGTGTGCACCGTTACCGAGGTGTGTTGAAAGTTTCGCCCCAGCATCAATTGCGGCTTGGATATCATCCGCTGAAGCGTTCGTATGTCCCAATGCGACCACAATTCCATTCGCAACCAGTTTTTCGATAAACCGGATCGCCCCGTTTTTCTCAGGTGCGAGGGTTACGATGGAAATATTATCTTCGGCGATGTCCTGCCACTGCCGAAATTCGTTCCAATCCGGCTCTCTGACATGTTCGAGAGGGTGTGCCCCACGTGGTCCGTCCTCTGGAGATATGTACGGTCCTTCAAGATGAATTCCAAGCACGGAGTGGGCAACTAAAGCATCCGCTTTGCATGCTTCTACGATGGCACGCAGGGAGTTGCTAATTCCTTCAAAAGAGGCAGTCACGACTGTTGGACATAAGAAACCGGTGCCGACACGCCAAAGGGCACGCACCATCGCACAGACATCCTCTGGTGTAACGGTGGCAGTATTGAGATCGAATCCTGCGAAGCCGTTCACCTGAATGTCTATTGGGGCAGGGGCGATCCATATTTCGCTGTTGGCGGTGGTCGCTTCACGAATTGACTGAACACGGTCATCAGCGATGGTGATTTCAACGGGTGTGTTATTGAAAAGTGTATGTCCACTGAGTTTCATAATATTTTGATGCATCTAAACAGGTGTTGAAAAAATTGGTAAGGCTTGCGAACTTATCTTCTATGATACCTGAAAAGCGGTTTGTT includes these proteins:
- a CDS encoding amidohydrolase family protein, which codes for MKLSGHTLFNNTPVEITIADDRVQSIREATTANSEIWIAPAPIDIQVNGFAGFDLNTATVTPEDVCAMVRALWRVGTGFLCPTVVTASFEGISNSLRAIVEACKADALVAHSVLGIHLEGPYISPEDGPRGAHPLEHVREPDWNEFRQWQDIAEDNISIVTLAPEKNGAIRFIEKLVANGIVVALGHTNASADDIQAAIDAGAKLSTHLGNGAHALIRRHPNYIWEQLGADELWASLIVDGHHLPPSVAKSMIRAKTLDRCVLVSDAVALAGMEPGTYQFAERSVELTTDRCVRLVGTEYLAGSAIELARGVENSVRFAGISLKEAVSLATLQPMHLLNAKAQVESETNLILFEWDAAQYEINLIATIVGGELVYHTEASQ
- a CDS encoding phytanoyl-CoA dioxygenase family protein produces the protein MLTPAEINAFVEDGYIIRKNALSTTDIESYRSAIDRVLHKCRAEGLHADHLRYIDGERDDIWGVNNIFHPSIRERALVDALAHPQILDVIEALIGKRLRYHLCTLLVNSERKPYHIRWHRDTAADGEIPLERLLSGLRNHVQLNGALYDDETLYIVPGSHRRELTDAERKVLQETPMAEMPNQLAVELKAGDIVFYNSRIIHKGYNLTNAKRQTLHYAVLVAPPEGTPPNDKGVESQTWLNEPNFLGSLPPRLKPLFDNWLKYG
- a CDS encoding VOC family protein, whose protein sequence is MDGYYGIGEVFVKVANLERAAEFYRDILSFEVVERNNRQLYIYLENGHLVLKEAGSPGHDAGGPMHFAFVTSTERIEQLVTQFASLPYRTRGPFDFDDPRGKCRAFFIFDPDGNEIEFNDLYYPDNSV